From Vigna radiata var. radiata cultivar VC1973A unplaced genomic scaffold, Vradiata_ver6 scaffold_23, whole genome shotgun sequence, the proteins below share one genomic window:
- the LOC106778607 gene encoding TMV resistance protein N isoform X1 has translation MLKSGLKWFWDRFGSRSSGSTSSSSSSYDSSSDTIHNQDYRYDVFISFRGPDTRNSFVDHLCSHLLRKGIFVFKDDHSLQKGESISPQLLQAIQLSRLSIIVFSKNYASSTWCLDEMTAIAFCKQQSSQIVFPIFYDVDPSHVRHQNGVYENDFVSHRCKFQKDRDKVRGWERAMTDLANSAGWDVRDKPEFEQIQSIVQAVIKKLRHKFSWFVNDLIGIQPRVQELEDKLRLRSNSDDVQVLGIWGMNGIGKTTHAAVLFDKISHRFDASCFIEDVSKLYRDGGHTAVQKQIIHQTLRENIDMSNPIEISGIVENRLHSIKVLVVLDNVDELEQLENLAIKPKLLLKGSRMVITTTDEHILKAYEGDVLIHKLPLLNDADARELFCRKAFKCEDQSSNCAALIPEVLKYAQCLPLAIKVLGSFLCTRDADEWSDVLNRLEDSPDDKIMNVLEISVEGLQREEKQIFLHIACFFKGERVDYVKRILECCGLYPHIGISRLIEKSLITISDEEIHMHELLQELGKKMVRDQSPEEPGSWSRIWLHKNFLHALRAETGTEKVKAIVLNKKEEMSECIVDGLSRMKGLTLLILYHTRVSGRLEFLSDRLQYLLWHDYPFASLPPYFTASDIVELNMPNSHITHFWEGRKSCPNLKRIDLSNSKYLSETPDFSRIIKLERLDLSGCTSLSYVHSSIGLLKKLAFLNLRNCCNLVSIDFGYVGNMSSLRVLHLSGCSKLESTPDFTRATHLEYLDMDACTSLSTIHESIGVLSSLTFLSLRKCEELVSIPYDINFLVSLQTLDLYGSFNRMDPIPGQSYMSHLEYLDRTNPILRQAFSSHLVSLIFLDISYCNLKEVPDTIGELRCLERLNLEGNKFVSIPDSFSQLHCLAYLNLSHCPNLKSLPDLPIEGDKSGGKYFKTVSGSRDHRSGFYLLNSSNVSHDRLEFVGLEGFFHLIKEPCNFRCGFDLVLPWDMGFRPIFGETFLRNSIIRILRCGMNDNWIGFGFFVIFKRLGGYLPYHSSFSSSSLYLSFESEYTEECSPLYLSFESEYTEECFDMRLNSRRDQTYGSLHIWIIYISREHCHFVKTGAHITFKAQPNVVIEEWGMRPILKQDISDSKGQRYIKFSKLNHDHVDFEYVEKSNTGSGPKIQLPYNWYVTEEEEVENIDAKVKENNLSNAGL, from the exons ATGCTGAAATCAGGGCTTAAGTGGTTTTGGGACCGCTTTGGTAGTCGATCATCGGGATccacttcctcttcttcttcttcatacgACTCCTCCTCGGACACCATCCATAACCAAGACTACAGATACGATGTGTTTATCAGTTTCAGAGGTCCTGACACCCGCAACTCTTTCGTTGATCATCTCTGCTCTCATCTCCTCCGAAAGGGCATTTTCGTCTTCAAAGATGACCACAGTCTACAGAAAGGAGAATCCATTTCCCCACAGCTTCTACAAGCAATTCAACTTTCACGCCTTTCTATCATTGTCTTTTCCAAAAATTATGCTTCTTCCACTTGGTGTTTAGACGAAATGACCGCTATAGCTTTTTGCAAACAACAATCAAGCCAAATTGTTTTCCCCATTTTCTATGATGTAGATCCATCTCATGTAAGACATCAGAATGGGGTATACGAGAATGACTTCGTTTCACACAGATGCAAATTCCAAAAAGATCGGGACAAGGTTCGTGGATGGGAGAGGGCTATGACGGATTTGGCCAATTCAGCTGGTTGGGATGTGAGGGACAA GCCAGAGTTTGAACAGATTCAAAGCATTGTTCAAgcagtaattaaaaaattacgtCATAAGTTTTCATGGTTTGTGAATGACCTTATTGGGATACAACCACGCGTACAAGAATTAGAAGACAAATTAAGATTAAGGTCAAACAGTGATGATGTTCAAGTTTTAGGAATTTGGGGAATGAATGGAATAGGAAAGACTACTCATGCAGCTGTCCTATTTGACAAAATCTCTCATAGGTTTGATGCTTCTTGTTTCATTGAGGATGTGAGCAAACTTTATAGAGATGGTGGCCATACTGCTGTTCAAAAGCAAATTATTCATCAAACTTTACGTGAAAACATAGATATGAGTAATCCTATTGAAATATCAGGGATTGTAGAAAATAGGCTACACAGCATAAAGGTACTCGTAGTTCTGGACAATGTTGATGAATTAGAGCAATTGGAAAATTTGGCCATAAAACCTAAATTGCTTTTGAAGGGAAGTAGGATGGTTATTACAACCACAGATGAGCATATTCTGAAAGCTTATGAGGGTGATGTGTTGATACACAAGCTTCCATTATTGAACGATGCGGATGCTCGTGAATTATTCTGTAGAAAGGCTTTCAAATGTGAAGATCAAAGCAGTAATTGTGCGGCGTTGATTCCTGAAGTACTCAAATATGCCCAATGTCTTCCACTGGCAATTAAAGTGTTGGGTTCTTTCTTGTGTACTCGAGATGCTGATGAATGGAGTGATGTGTTGAATAGATTGGAAGATAGTCCAGATGACAAAATTATGAATGTACTAGAAATAAGTGTTGAGGGACTACAACGTGaggaaaaacaaatatttttacacatTGCTTGTTTCTTTAAAGGGGAGAGGGTGGACTATGTTAAGCGAATTCTAGAATGTTGTGGGTTATACCCTCACATTGGAATTTCAAGACTTATTGAGAAATCACTCATCACTATTAGCGATGAAGAAATTCATATGCATGAATTGTTACAAGAATTAGGAAAGAAAATGGTTCGGGACCAATCTCCGGAGGAACCAGGATCATGGAGTAGAATATGGCTTCATAAAAACTTCTTGCATGCCTTGAGAGCAGAAACG GGAACAGAGAAGGTGAAAGccatagttttaaataaaaaagaagaaatgtcAGAGTGTATTGTTGACGGATTGTCAAGAATGAAGGGGCTTACATTACTGATATTATATCACACAAGAGTTTCAGGAAGGCTTGAGTTTCTTTCAGACAGACTGCAATATCTATTGTGGCATGATTATCCTTTTGCTTCTCTCCCTCCGTACTTTACAGCCTCTGATATTGTGGAATTGAATATGCCTAATAGTCACATCACACATTTTTGGGAAGGCCGCAAG AGCTGTCCCAACTTGAAAAGGATTGATTTAAGCAACTCCAAGTACCTGAGTGAGACTCCAGATTTTTCCAGAATCATAAAACTTGAAAGGCTAGATCTTTCTGGATGTACAAGTTTATCTTATGTCCATTCATCGATTGGGCTTCTTAAGAAGCTTGCTTTCTTGAATTTACGAAATTGTTGCAATCTAGTTTCCATTGACTTTGGCTATGTAGGCAACATGAGTTCTCTGAGAGTTCTACATCTCTCGGGTTGTTCTAAACTTGAAAGCACCCCAGATTTTACAAGGGCAACACATCTTGAGTACCTTGACATGGATGCATGTACAAGTTTATCCACTATTCATGAGTCTATTGGAGTCCTTTCAAGTCTTACTTTCTTGAGTTTAAGAAAATGCGAAGAGCTTGTCAGTATACCATATGATATCAATTTCTTGGTATCTCTTCAAACTCTAGATTTATACGGTTCTTTTAACCGTATGGATCCGATACCAGGACAAAGTTATATGTCCCATTTGGAATACCTTGACCGTACGAATCCGATACTAAGACAAGCTTTTTCGTCCCATTTGGTATCCTTGATTTTTCTGGACATAAGTTATTGCAATCTAAAAGAAGTACCTGATACTATTGGAGAATTGAGATGTTTAGAAAGACTGAATCTAGAGGGAAACAAATTTGTTTCAATACCTGATTCCTTCAGTCAGCTTCATTGTCTAGCATATTTAAACTTGTCTCATTGTCCTAATCTTAAATCTTTGCCTGACCTTCCAATCGAAGGAGATAAATCAGGGGGGAAGTATTTTAAAACGGTATCTGGATCTCGTGATCATAGATCAGGCTTTTATCTTTTGAATAGTTCCAATGTGTCTCATGATAGACTTGAGTTCGTCGGACTTGAAGGCTTCTTCCACTTAATTAAG GAACCCTGTAATTTTCGGTGTGGCTTTGACCTTGTTCTTCCTTGGGATATGGGATTTCGACCTATCTTCGGTGAAACATTCTTACGGAATTCAATTATAAGGATACTTCGATGTGGTATGAATGACAACTGGATTGGCTTtggtttttttgttatatttaagcGACTTGGTGGATATCTTCCTTATcactcttcattttcttcatcttcactttaTCTTTCTTTTGAAAGTGAATACACAGAAGAGTGCTCTCCACTTTATCTTTCTTTTGAAAGTGAATACACAGAAGAGTGCTTTGATATGCGACTTAATTCGAGGAGAGATCAAACCTATGGATCTTTACATATTTGGATAATTTACATCAGTCGAGAACACTGTCATTTTGTAAAAACAGGGGCGCATATCACATTTAAAGCGCAACCAAATGTTGTGATCGAAGAATGGGGGATGAGACCTATACTCAAACAAGATATAAGTGACAGTAAAGGGCAGAGATAcataaaattttccaaattaaaTCATGATCATGTGGACTTTGAGTATGTAGAAAAAAGCAACACTGGTTCAGGGCCGAAAATCCAGCTTCCTTACAATTGGTATGTCACAGAGGAAGAGGAAGTTGAGAATATTGACGCAAAGGTGAAAGAAAATAATCTCTCCAATGCGGGTCTTTAA
- the LOC106778607 gene encoding TMV resistance protein N isoform X2, with amino-acid sequence MLKSGLKWFWDRFGSRSSGSTSSSSSSYDSSSDTIHNQDYRYDVFISFRGPDTRNSFVDHLCSHLLRKGIFVFKDDHSLQKGESISPQLLQAIQLSRLSIIVFSKNYASSTWCLDEMTAIAFCKQQSSQIVFPIFYDVDPSHVRHQNGVYENDFVSHRCKFQKDRDKVRGWERAMTDLANSAGWDVRDKPEFEQIQSIVQAVIKKLRHKFSWFVNDLIGIQPRVQELEDKLRLRSNSDDVQVLGIWGMNGIGKTTHAAVLFDKISHRFDASCFIEDVSKLYRDGGHTAVQKQIIHQTLRENIDMSNPIEISGIVENRLHSIKVLVVLDNVDELEQLENLAIKPKLLLKGSRMVITTTDEHILKAYEGDVLIHKLPLLNDADARELFCRKAFKCEDQSSNCAALIPEVLKYAQCLPLAIKVLGSFLCTRDADEWSDVLNRLEDSPDDKIMNVLEISVEGLQREEKQIFLHIACFFKGERVDYVKRILECCGLYPHIGISRLIEKSLITISDEEIHMHELLQELGKKMVRDQSPEEPGSWSRIWLHKNFLHALRAETGTEKVKAIVLNKKEEMSECIVDGLSRMKGLTLLILYHTRVSGRLEFLSDRLQYLLWHDYPFASLPPYFTASDIVELNMPNSHITHFWEGRKSCPNLKRIDLSNSKYLSETPDFSRIIKLERLDLSGCTSLSYVHSSIGLLKKLAFLNLRNCCNLVSIDFGYVGNMSSLRVLHLSGCSKLESTPDFTRATHLEYLDMDACTSLSTIHESIGVLSSLTFLSLRKCEELVSIPYDINFLVSLQTLDLYGSFNRMDPIPGQSYMSHLEYLDRTNPILRQAFSSHLVSLIFLDISYCNLKEVPDTIGELRCLERLNLEGNKFVSIPDSFSQLHCLAYLNLSHCPNLKSLPDLPIEGDKSGGKYFKTVSGSRDHRSGFYLLNSSNVSHDRLEFVGLEGFFHLIKEPCNFRCGFDLVLPWDMGFRPIFGETFLRNSIIRILRCVNTQKSALHFIFLLKVNTQKSALICDLIRGEIKPMDLYIFG; translated from the exons ATGCTGAAATCAGGGCTTAAGTGGTTTTGGGACCGCTTTGGTAGTCGATCATCGGGATccacttcctcttcttcttcttcatacgACTCCTCCTCGGACACCATCCATAACCAAGACTACAGATACGATGTGTTTATCAGTTTCAGAGGTCCTGACACCCGCAACTCTTTCGTTGATCATCTCTGCTCTCATCTCCTCCGAAAGGGCATTTTCGTCTTCAAAGATGACCACAGTCTACAGAAAGGAGAATCCATTTCCCCACAGCTTCTACAAGCAATTCAACTTTCACGCCTTTCTATCATTGTCTTTTCCAAAAATTATGCTTCTTCCACTTGGTGTTTAGACGAAATGACCGCTATAGCTTTTTGCAAACAACAATCAAGCCAAATTGTTTTCCCCATTTTCTATGATGTAGATCCATCTCATGTAAGACATCAGAATGGGGTATACGAGAATGACTTCGTTTCACACAGATGCAAATTCCAAAAAGATCGGGACAAGGTTCGTGGATGGGAGAGGGCTATGACGGATTTGGCCAATTCAGCTGGTTGGGATGTGAGGGACAA GCCAGAGTTTGAACAGATTCAAAGCATTGTTCAAgcagtaattaaaaaattacgtCATAAGTTTTCATGGTTTGTGAATGACCTTATTGGGATACAACCACGCGTACAAGAATTAGAAGACAAATTAAGATTAAGGTCAAACAGTGATGATGTTCAAGTTTTAGGAATTTGGGGAATGAATGGAATAGGAAAGACTACTCATGCAGCTGTCCTATTTGACAAAATCTCTCATAGGTTTGATGCTTCTTGTTTCATTGAGGATGTGAGCAAACTTTATAGAGATGGTGGCCATACTGCTGTTCAAAAGCAAATTATTCATCAAACTTTACGTGAAAACATAGATATGAGTAATCCTATTGAAATATCAGGGATTGTAGAAAATAGGCTACACAGCATAAAGGTACTCGTAGTTCTGGACAATGTTGATGAATTAGAGCAATTGGAAAATTTGGCCATAAAACCTAAATTGCTTTTGAAGGGAAGTAGGATGGTTATTACAACCACAGATGAGCATATTCTGAAAGCTTATGAGGGTGATGTGTTGATACACAAGCTTCCATTATTGAACGATGCGGATGCTCGTGAATTATTCTGTAGAAAGGCTTTCAAATGTGAAGATCAAAGCAGTAATTGTGCGGCGTTGATTCCTGAAGTACTCAAATATGCCCAATGTCTTCCACTGGCAATTAAAGTGTTGGGTTCTTTCTTGTGTACTCGAGATGCTGATGAATGGAGTGATGTGTTGAATAGATTGGAAGATAGTCCAGATGACAAAATTATGAATGTACTAGAAATAAGTGTTGAGGGACTACAACGTGaggaaaaacaaatatttttacacatTGCTTGTTTCTTTAAAGGGGAGAGGGTGGACTATGTTAAGCGAATTCTAGAATGTTGTGGGTTATACCCTCACATTGGAATTTCAAGACTTATTGAGAAATCACTCATCACTATTAGCGATGAAGAAATTCATATGCATGAATTGTTACAAGAATTAGGAAAGAAAATGGTTCGGGACCAATCTCCGGAGGAACCAGGATCATGGAGTAGAATATGGCTTCATAAAAACTTCTTGCATGCCTTGAGAGCAGAAACG GGAACAGAGAAGGTGAAAGccatagttttaaataaaaaagaagaaatgtcAGAGTGTATTGTTGACGGATTGTCAAGAATGAAGGGGCTTACATTACTGATATTATATCACACAAGAGTTTCAGGAAGGCTTGAGTTTCTTTCAGACAGACTGCAATATCTATTGTGGCATGATTATCCTTTTGCTTCTCTCCCTCCGTACTTTACAGCCTCTGATATTGTGGAATTGAATATGCCTAATAGTCACATCACACATTTTTGGGAAGGCCGCAAG AGCTGTCCCAACTTGAAAAGGATTGATTTAAGCAACTCCAAGTACCTGAGTGAGACTCCAGATTTTTCCAGAATCATAAAACTTGAAAGGCTAGATCTTTCTGGATGTACAAGTTTATCTTATGTCCATTCATCGATTGGGCTTCTTAAGAAGCTTGCTTTCTTGAATTTACGAAATTGTTGCAATCTAGTTTCCATTGACTTTGGCTATGTAGGCAACATGAGTTCTCTGAGAGTTCTACATCTCTCGGGTTGTTCTAAACTTGAAAGCACCCCAGATTTTACAAGGGCAACACATCTTGAGTACCTTGACATGGATGCATGTACAAGTTTATCCACTATTCATGAGTCTATTGGAGTCCTTTCAAGTCTTACTTTCTTGAGTTTAAGAAAATGCGAAGAGCTTGTCAGTATACCATATGATATCAATTTCTTGGTATCTCTTCAAACTCTAGATTTATACGGTTCTTTTAACCGTATGGATCCGATACCAGGACAAAGTTATATGTCCCATTTGGAATACCTTGACCGTACGAATCCGATACTAAGACAAGCTTTTTCGTCCCATTTGGTATCCTTGATTTTTCTGGACATAAGTTATTGCAATCTAAAAGAAGTACCTGATACTATTGGAGAATTGAGATGTTTAGAAAGACTGAATCTAGAGGGAAACAAATTTGTTTCAATACCTGATTCCTTCAGTCAGCTTCATTGTCTAGCATATTTAAACTTGTCTCATTGTCCTAATCTTAAATCTTTGCCTGACCTTCCAATCGAAGGAGATAAATCAGGGGGGAAGTATTTTAAAACGGTATCTGGATCTCGTGATCATAGATCAGGCTTTTATCTTTTGAATAGTTCCAATGTGTCTCATGATAGACTTGAGTTCGTCGGACTTGAAGGCTTCTTCCACTTAATTAAG GAACCCTGTAATTTTCGGTGTGGCTTTGACCTTGTTCTTCCTTGGGATATGGGATTTCGACCTATCTTCGGTGAAACATTCTTACGGAATTCAATTATAAGGATACTTCGATGTG TGAATACACAGAAGAGTGCTCTCCACTTTATCTTTCTTTTGAAAGTGAATACACAGAAGAGTGCTTTGATATGCGACTTAATTCGAGGAGAGATCAAACCTATGGATCTTTACATATTTGGATAA